One Lytechinus pictus isolate F3 Inbred chromosome 12, Lp3.0, whole genome shotgun sequence genomic region harbors:
- the LOC129272478 gene encoding cytochrome P450 26A1-like, which yields FQGPSFYEKNFAKFGRIFKTHLFLNPTVRVYGKDNIAKILQGENDIVTSTWPASTRLILGEDTLAMAQAEEHAFMKKRVYVAFSHSALSGYVSMIQKPVRTAIEKWCQSDEVLASNVLRHLSFRVAADVICGFRYTDEDVTTLCQKFDEIMKGIMTIPFDLPFSTFRKALKARDFIKQNLDENVMRKANLDPEEDTQDAMRILINLANKSDCNTSKEGLYEAIKNQTIEFLISGMLSLSSAASTMLYHLARKPEVLAKVREELNQYGLLTDYTPLTLNKINQCHYVMQVIKESLRMVPPIGATFRTALKTFELDGKQVPKGWTVFWSIRETIHLSNSFTNTHEFDPDRFSPERREDKVAGRFSMPVFGHGTHSCIGQNFALLTLRILLIELARTCDFETPNVEKIKFAWLPSPKPKGGMPTRFTRKVMVDQNENEVCYSKSSISQDDEGPSGDGVHQRSATCHAA from the exons tttcAGGGACCGTCGTTTTACGAGAAAAACTTTGCGAAATTTGGACGAATCTTCAAGACGCACCTATTTCTGAACCCCACTGTTCGAGTTTACGGGAAAGATAATATCGCCAAGATACTTCAAGGGGAGAATGATATTGTGACTTCAACG tggCCAGCTTCAACCCGTCTCATCCTTGGGGAAGACACCCTCGCCATGGCACAGGCCGAGGAACATGCATTCATGAAGAAAAGGGTGTATGTAGCCTTTTCACACTCAGCTCTCAGTGGTTATGTCTCTATGATTCAG AAACCCGTCAGGACAGCCATCGAGAAGTGGTGTCAGTCTGATGAGGTGCTAGCCAGCAATGTCTTGAGACATCTGTCATTCCGTGTTGCTGCTGATGTTATCTGTGGCTTCCGTTACACCGACGAGGACGTGACAACGCTCTGTCAGAAGTTTGACGAAATCATGAAAGGCATCATGACAATCCCTTTCGATTTGCCCTTCTCTACATTTAGAAAG GCCCTGAAGGCTCGTGACTTCATCAAACAGAACCTGGACGAGAATGTGATGCGCAAGGCTAACCTAGATCCCGAGGAAGACACCCAAGATGCCATGCGAATCCTGATCAACCTAGCCAATAAATCAGACTGCAATACTTCCAAGGAAGGCTTGTATGAAGCCATCAAGAACCAAACG ATTGAGTTTTTGATAAGCGGAATGCTGTCGCTCAGTTCTGCAGCAAGCACCATGCTGTACCACCTCGCCAGGAAGCCAGAGGTCCTAGCCAAGGTTCGGGAAGAGCTGAACCAGTATGGCCTGTTGACCGACTACACCCCTCTAACCCTTAACAAGATCAACCAATGCCACTATGTCATGCAAGTTATCAAGGAATCTTTAAGAATGGTCCCTCCCATTGGTGCTACCTTCAGGACTGCACTCAAGACCTTTGAGTTAGAC GGCAAGCAAGTTCCCAAGGGTTGGACAGTATTCTGGAGTATCCGGGAGACCATCCACTTATCAAATTCCTTCACCAACACCCACGAATTTGATCCTGATAGATTCTCACCAGAACGCAGGGAGGACAAGGTTGCTGGTCGCTTCTCCATGCCCGTCTTTGGCCATGGCACCCACAGCTGTATCGGACAGAACTTTGCACTTCTCACGTTACGCATCTTGCTTATCGAGTTGGCGCGCACCTGTGACTTTGAAACACCTAATGTAGAGAAGATTAAATTCGCATGGCTGCCGTCCCCGAAACCCAAGGGTGGTATGCCGACGCGGTTCACGCGGAAAGTTATGGTGGATCAAAATGAGAACGAGGTCTGCTACTCTAAGTCTTCGATATCTCAGGACGATGAGGGTCCATCAGGAGATGGTGTCCATCAGAGAAGTGCAACGTGTCATGCAGCATGA